From one Anoplolepis gracilipes chromosome 10, ASM4749672v1, whole genome shotgun sequence genomic stretch:
- the LOC140669965 gene encoding mitochondrial genome maintenance exonuclease 1, translated as MITLTTSKYILPLIPNVQSMHQRFIKRAISKKSDKIKKLMKEYKSVFGELVETNAEKKRRLKLEKKGKIPQQKPNTTDAELSWVMKNSGNNLKKIPSSMKPQNELVDPHKSSNVKIKNPNDQNIEPSFHSEIHSNPVLHKVDLKITNPSCNLSTITDIGRNENTSNLSSTENTDPKYDVPSNFERLPDIIIKNLPSFPIMGSKQKSLAHLTEVLSISGQDDPETIKFPSVTKILTQTMPLESKLALEAWKKRMIEKLGLEGFEMHQKALLEDGSALHSCIAQSLLRKEYEVPLRIEPVFKSVQNVLEDVHHVKAIETHVAHNKLRYKGVVDCIASYRGENYLIDWKKSDKKKLNLKSTYDAPVQIAAYIGAINASNLYPFVIKHGLLVIAYTCGAPATVYEVCDNTLQQYWTMWLRRLQDYYFERTSNDDNKSYGQ; from the exons atgattacgtTAACAACatccaaatatattttacctttGATACCTAATGTACAAAGTATGCAccaaagatttattaaaagagctatctcaaaaaaatctgataaaattaaaaagttgatGAAAGAATATAAGTCAGTGTTTGGCGAGTTAGTTGAAACAAATGCCGAGAAGAAAAGGAGACTGAAATTGGAAAAGAAAGGGAAGATTCCGCAACAAAAACCAAATACAACAGATGCAGAGTTATCATGGGTTATGAAAAATTCTGGcaataatctgaaaaaaattccttCATCTATGAAGCCACAAAATGAACTGGTAGATCCTCATAAATCTAGTAATGTGAAAATTAAGAATCCAAACGATCAAAATATAGAGCCTAGTTTTCATTCAGAAATTCATTCTAATCCAGTATTGCACAAAGTAGacttaaaaattactaatcCATCATgtaatttatctacaatcacAGATATTGGTCGTAATGAAAATACTTCAAATTTATCTAGTACTGAAAATACGGACCCAAAGTATGATGTGCCTTCTAATTTTGAAAGATTGcctgatattattataaaaaatttgccatCTTTTCCGATTATGGGCAGCAAACAAAAATCTCTCGCGCATTTAACAGAAGTGTTATCTATATCTGGACAAGACGATCCAGAGACAATAAAATTTCCCAGTGTAACTAAGATTCTTACGCAAACTATGCCCTTAGAATCAAAATTGGCTTTAGAAGCATGGAAGAAAAGAATGATAGAAAAACTTGGGTTAGAAGGATTCGAGATGCATCAGAAAg cACTATTAGAGGATGGATCAGCTCTGCATTCGTGTATAGCGCAGAGTTTGCTGAGGAAAGAATACGAGGTTCCTTTGAGGATCGAACCGGTTTTTAAAAGCGTACAAAACGTCTTGGAAGACGTACACCACGTGAAGGCAATCGAAACGCACGTGGCTCACAACAAGTTGCGTTACAAAGGTGTAGTCGACTGTATAGCCTCCTACAG GGGTGAAAACTATTTAATTGATTGGAAGAAATCCGATAAGAAGAAATTGAACTTGAAGTCAACGTACGACGCGCCTGTACAAATCGCTGCGTATATTGGAGCTATCAATGCTTCTAATTTATATCCTTTTGTG ATAAAACACGGATTGCTCGTGATTGCTTACACGTGCGGCGCACCAGCCACCGTATACGAAGTGTGCGACAATACGCTGCAGCAATACTGGACAATGTGGTTGCGCCGGCTGCAGGATTATTATTTCGAAAGGACGAGCAACGATGACAACAAGAGCTACGGCCAATAA
- the LOC140669968 gene encoding uncharacterized protein, with amino-acid sequence MNVILLLTVLSLAMPIFGEETQAKKQDKRGAVGLSHGGFRDSGLYGNSVGADYGQGYLGAPLGHGVSAPAYSHNYNTPLYSSHRLDYSRGLGYNYNLAHSYGNYGGYLPGYNSAGVGYPGTRLGYGATGLGYDGAGLGYNTAKFGYSTAGVGYNAAGFGYGARTLGHGTGFNTGYRHGW; translated from the exons ATGAACGTTATA CTTTTATTAACCGTTCTTAGTCTGGCAATGCCTATTTTTGGCGAGGAGACTCAAGCAAAGAAACAAGACAAAAGAGGCGCTGTAGGTTTAAGTCATGGTGGATTTAGAGATTCTGGATTATATGGGAATTCTGTTGGAGCag acTATGGGCAGGGCTATCTCGGCGCTCCTCTAGGTCATGGTGTCTCTGCTCCTGCTTATTCTCATAACTACAACACGCCTCTGTATTCGTCACATCGTCTCGATTATTCCCGCGGTTTAGGATACAACTATAATTTAGCACATAGTTACGGAAATTACGGAGGTTACTTACCAGGTTACAATTCGGCAGGAGTCGGTTACCCTGGTACAAGACTCGGATATGGTGCAACGGGACTCGGATATGACGGAGCAGGACTGGGATACAACACGGCAAAATTCGGATATAGCACAGCAGGGGTCGGCTACAACGCAGCAGGATTTGGATATGGCGCACGGACATTGGGTCATGGCACTGGTTTTAACACTGGTTACCGTCACGGATGGTGA